A window from Triticum aestivum cultivar Chinese Spring chromosome 6D, IWGSC CS RefSeq v2.1, whole genome shotgun sequence encodes these proteins:
- the LOC123140914 gene encoding uncharacterized protein, with the protein MDSTNVPSAVCNGGAHISDDLFLHILSLLPTGRDLARTSALSRRWRDLWMRGRVLRFDKVGWSTADPDADVRYNDLVHDVLVRRANSGASVDTLKVSSWLWPGDARAQVWLHRAMELAVGSLAFHLQTPERKRVPGQTMDELRPRLTLPSSTGATSMSLELDNTFLLLPPTVEFHALTDLTLCAIRFTEVNGGRLSSLLSSSSCCPRLQRLTLKKLAWLPELQLNGSALEILHLEDLSVRGLLDVNASRLSALHVDGYFMDCYTMPPNSLTIRAPALQTLDLTLNINYCQIERQSHAIQLLQECSPIHGHVLSIHVPEKLKKSVAEDQLEEMPKLPSVTNLTLKYYSKNSHCFEACVTTLLARCSNLRHLRLDNFIHQYGPPCDVGCSTCDLRGSWKDNVISLDHLQEVEFSGFSGQEYCLDMVQLLFTSAPTLERMLLTTHVPIEGCSPPPTIAMELLELRLPRGMGKWTAHPYANMTMLEWIPASSTMLAGAVDA; encoded by the exons ATGGATTCAACCAACGTGCCATCGGCGGTGTGCAACGGCGGAGCGCATATCAGCGACGACCTCTTCCTCCACATACTCAGCCTCCTGCCCACTGGCCGTGACCTGGCACGCACGTCGGCGCTCTCGAGGAGATGGCGCGACCTTTGGATGCGCGGCCGCGTCCTCCGCTTCGACAAGGTCGGATGGAGTACCGCTGATCCCGATGCTGATGTGCGGTATAACGATCTCGTGCATGACGTCCTGGTGCGGCGCGCCAACAGCGGCGCCTCCGTGGACACGCTGAAGGTGAGCAGCTGGCTCTGGCCCGGCGATGCGCGCGCCCAAGTCTGGCTGCACCGCGCCATGGAGCTCGCGGTTGGTTCCCTAGCCTTCCACCTGCAGACGCCAGAGAGGAAGAGGGTGCCGGGGCAAACGATGGACGAGCTGCGGCCCAGGCTGACACTGCCTAGTTCCACAGGGGCGACGTCCATGTCGCTGGAGTTAGATAACACTTTCCTTCTGCTTCCGCCCACGGTGGAGTTCCATGCGCTAACGGACCTGACCCTCTGCGCCATAAGATTCACCGAGGTCAACGGCGGCCGCCTCAGCAGCCTTCTGTCCTCGTCCTCCTGCTGCCCGAGGCTGCAAAGGCTAACACTCAAGAAGCTGGCCTGGCTGCCGGAGCTACAGCTCAATGGCAGTGCGCTGGAGATCCTGCACCTGGAGGACCTGTCCGTGAGGGGGCTGCTGGATGTGAACGCCTCACGGCTCTCGGCGCTCCACGTGGACGGCTACTTCATGGACTGCTACACCATGCCCCCTAACAGCCTCACCATCCGGGCACCggcgcttcagacactcgatctcACCCTCAACATCAACTATTGCCAGATCGAACGCCAAAGCCACGCCATCCAACTACTGCAAGAATGCAGTCCCATCCATGGCCACGTCTTAAGCATACATGTTCCAGAA AAGCTAAAGAAAAGTGTGGCAGAGGATCAATTGGAAGAGATGCCCAAACTCCCTAGCGTCACAAACCTAACCTTAAAATATTACTCAAAAAATAGCCACTGCTTTGAAGCATGTGTGACCACTCTCCTGGCTCGATGCAGCAACCTCCGGCATCTCCGCCTAGACAACTTTATCCACCAG TATGGTCCTCCTTGTGATGTGGGGTGTAGCACCTGCGACCTCCGTGGGAGCTGGAAAGACAATGTGATCTCGTTGGACCACCTCCAAGAGGTGGAGTTCAGTGGCTTCTCTGGGCAGGAGTACTGCCTCGACATGGTGCAACTGCTGTTCACTAGCGCGCCCACATTGGAGAGGATGCTCTTGACCACACATGTACCTATAGAAGGTTGTTCACCTCCACCAACAATTGCCATGGAATTGTTAGAGTTGAGGCTGCCACGTGGGATGGGGAAGTGGACGGCTCACCCATACGCTAACATGACAATGCTCGAGTGGATACCCGCTTCATCGACGATGCTCGCCGGAGCAGTAGATGCATGA